The window tgaaatttttacttccaGAAAATCGAAAGACTAAAATCTAGTCTCCATCTTGTGGACAATGACACTGCTCCTCAAAACAAACACATTGTTTTTGTTGACACGGACAAAGAAGGTAATACACAGGATTCATTCAATACAGGGTTGCTCTAACAGTTGCTAGGAGGTTCATGTGTGCAGATCTTgatttttgtctattttttaGTGAAAGAGTTTGATGCAGCAAAACACTTTGGAACTCATCCCTCCCTTGTGAACCGGCGGTTTAATCGGTCCTCATTAGAGAGCCTGAAGAAGTTAGAACTACGGGGCAACCTTAATGAAGAAGATCTAAAAGTAAGTCACTAATGTATATGAGTAGATCTGttcaatggtaaaaaaaaattcaatttttgatagCTGAAGAAATCATTATTGaagtacatacatgttttaatctttgtacatgtacaaaaaacaTGAAAACTCGGTAAACTGAGCATGCATTTATTTACAGATTTAGTTGTATATTACAAGTGTAGTAggtgaaatgaaaaaaaaaaccacaatgaattaacttaatttttagtttaaaacaaCTTGTACAATGAAACACTTTCAGATTTATGCAATTATATATATTCGCTCAtggtaaataatgaaaaaaaaatacatgtatttactggcAGCCTTCAATTTCCTTGTGTTTCatctcataatttttttctgagtTACATGATGATATTATGGTTGAATACTTCGCTTTCCTGACAAGTAAagtttattaagaaataatacaaaaagatcTCTATAGCTGATATCTtaggggacaataaacttgcttttGATATCATAGTTAGTAGATATTGGTGTTAATCACTATTCGTTAATGTACGGTATCTGATTTCCAATTTGTTTCCAGAAAGTGTCAAAGGAAAAAGAGCAGCGATACAGAGAGCTAGTGAAACGGATACAGAGAGAAAAAGATCTGCATGTTATCCAACAGAAAAtggaaatgaagaaaaatttgaTGGTAAGTTGGCAATTTATTTGTCAGTCTGATGACCAGGATAGttagtttaagaaataaacaacatgTTAAAAGGTTCACCGGAATATAAACTCGGTTGGTCTTTTAGTCAAATCCTTTAAAACTtgaagggcttctcagaagattcGATCAtataccaaccaagttcatatcttggtgaactttttaacattgctgtttattaccgGTAATTATATTAATGTTTGAGATAGGCAAATCATTCAAAGTTATTAGCATAACCGGttttcatgtttaaaattatgCAACCATCAAACAATAAGCACATGCAGTATCATTGTGATATCATTAAAAAGTTCTCACAAAAAAGAATGATTTGCTATTCTAAACAGTGTAGGTTTAtgaaaggaaacatatttgcaaatgaaaatatttgattaagGTTTGTtggatttaatttctttttgagactgaaattggtttttaaaaaattcaacatatgAATTTAGGTCATTTTTGGAAGTGATTTGAAAATAGAAATGTGACCATCCAACATTCGTCATTCACTAACTAGTTCATGCAAATTGTGTGTTACCATAACAATAGTATTCAAACCCATTGCCTCCTCACTACTACACAAAAGGGGATGGTAATATAGAAAGATAATTTTATCTTGTTGTTTAACACCTTAAAGGTCCTCCTCACTACTACACAAAAGGGGATGGTAATATAGAAAGATAATTTTATCTTGTTGTTTAACACTGTAAAGGTCCTTCGGCATACTTCTTTAATTAGAAACTTTCAACCTCATTCTGACAGATGTAGCATCACAGCAGGAGAGTTCCTGCAAAATCTGAAGAATTTTCTGaggttaaaaatcatttaaactgcaatgaaaataaattattttatgtgtGATGAAAGAATGTTTTATTGATGGAGAAACAgtttagatttaaaaattgtataccCCTTTTcctatttttcaaaattagttcatgctgtatttatttattaaatcgtCATTTTTTTAGACTTCTGcaatgattgaaaattattaaatgtGATTATTCATTTGATTAATTATCTATTGCATCAcgtaattttataaatgactgacagaatacatgtatacagaaaGGTCAATAGAGATAAAATCACTGAATATTCCACAGTGTTTTAAATTTAGACAATGTCGTTATATGACAGATTGTTTAGTTATGTCAGTtggtttattatgataaatgaaCACCTAAATGGTTCCAAATCCGAAAAACCTACATTCAGGCCATGACTGTCCCAACATACATTAATCATCGTAAATGCACCATTGAATCCTAAATGCACGCACATCTGGACGCATGATTTTGGCTCAGTTTGTGGACAATTtcatggaggggggggggggggggggttaaaacaCATACAGTTTGGGAGTTTTTAGTTGGGTTCAGTAATTCAGTAACCAAATGTTTGGAATGGTGGTCCCTCAACAATCAAATTcacatttgatttgtttttactttcacTATTCACtcataatgaaattatttgctatttaagtatttttacatgtattttcttctaTTTTGACGAGTTGGTGTTGAATTTGTAATGCATGCATGtttggtagagaatataaaaatataaaaggaaATGATTATTGTTTGtgttaaaataatttgtaaactgGTAGTTTCGAAAGTCTTGACGTTAAGTTGATCCTATtcttaaggtagtcctatactcggcactaaatgggctcaatcattaaaagcttagctttaaatgataaatatacattctagcaatacatatacaaaagaaaatatgtatgtttacatgctagtttgtttgttatcacctctcagacgggtgtacccccttgcgaaaattattgacaattatgaaacttgccagacgtccgtttttcctaaaaataattaccaattttgggaaaattagaactgaacatacaaaatagagtataaatatttatttaagccatatctcatcaataattttgcgcaaatgtttgtaagtaagtacgctttatggacctgatgtaccaaaatagaatacaaaaaatgcaatgctagtatcgcgtttggtaattttttaactattttatggactcaaacttaaattcatggtgtttattctatagattgacatcttagaaaaaagatttggtaaaataaatcatatgttgacggattacttttcacgctataagctctaaaccaagtagaccctgacgaaaaaatccgtaaaaatcacattctgctacagttttctgcctagatctgtcaacaatgttagaaatcatttaaacattacttaattgacgattgattaaattcgaaatagcttctgtctctaaatttaaaccggttttagtaaaagaaaaagaaaaattcgggggggagggggggtcaaaacaaagaagatataagcatacctgagatcctggttaatcagaaacttctttttcattttactttaacagaatcgagtttctcaacattaatcatttctatctctcatagaatacatgaATTATccttctaattgcttattattgccattgtttacaacagcgatgtagagcaaaatcaataccgggtatcaaaaacgctttgtaaaagtcgaaccaatattgtaaaatccgtattatgacgtagtgcgatactcggactactttaataaAATATCAGAACGATGtttcttgaaataattttgcaaaaCTTTCAAATTGTCTACATCCTTTGGCAGTGGCAGAGTTTGTATTGGTCCACCAGAAATATAgtattaaggtggaataacatcATCACAAATTGTCCGATCTCtaatcgaaacgacatttcatttttaaaaaagaattgtatCGACGGCATCATGTAACTTAATCCATAGCCAAGTGGAGAAAGTGTTGGGCTTGTAATCCATACATCACGAGTTCGAATCATGCAGGAGCTTTTATTGTTACTtagtattgtattgtatttttttaaggtatttttttttaaaacccaaaACTACAAATTTTACGCTTATTTGACCTTTTATAATCAAATAGTTTTGCTGTTCATCTGAGTGACTTTTTTTGAGGTGTGTTATTCCATCttaaaattctttttgaaaaataagtcttcaatatgtacatgttataGATGTATGTAAGGATTTGGAAATGAGGTTAGATGTGATTTCATTATTGTTGTATATTTATTCCTCTTTCCAATTTAGGATAAGAAGGATAAAAGATCAAAACTACAAGAGGAAACCAAATCCTCGGCCCCTGTTTACAGGTGGCGCCACAAGAGAAAACGATGAGTTGCGCAAAATGGGAAATTGATAAAGGCAATTAATGTCGTGAACACTATCCAAACTCATTCATTTGGTGATGAATTCATGTGACCATGAAAGATAAATTATTAAAGTGAACTGTTGAAACAGTTGGACATCTATGTgtaacatttgttgtaatgaaGAGGAACGATTTGAAACgttgataaattgattaaaacaatTTATCATAATGATAAGCTGTAAACGTGTATGTGtacaaattgtttgaaatacaagattgttttgatatatttaaagtgTTTGTTCTAAAGGTGACGTTGTGCATTCAAATGCTATTGCATGCATATATAGAAATGATTTTAACCAGGACTCATTTGAACGCACCatcatgtatgtacatgtatataagcactGTCGAAAAATTTGCTTCGAATACGGTCTGTTAACATTAAATTGTTTCACACATATTTCGTATCTTTTTTCTTGATGAAGGATAGTTTTACATCTATTGCACATTTTCAATTGGATCTTATTGAATAAGATAAATAACTTTACTGTATTTGTCAGCAGATTGTTTGTCTTGATGTATgtggtttattttaattttgttatttcattttttgagtTCACAACAATATGGCCACTTTCGTCCACACAGGGCCAGATTCATTCCTAGAGACTTTCATGTTTTCAAGATGTAAGGAGATGGtaacattaaatgaaaaatgtgcATTTCACCATGTTTTTGTGTTTCATTGAAGATTagttaattcatatataaaacGTTTTATTGTTGTAAAGATTGGCCTAGTTATTCTTCAGTGAggctgtacatgtatatggttaaGCAGCAGAACTGAAACTTAGGAaatacacaggatgaatgaccatctttaagttctccttaaagatagcttaaagatgcttaaaggtagcttaaagacgatctttaagccacctttaagctacctttaagctatatgtgttgcttaaagatggcttaaagaaagcgtaaagatggcttaaaggcagcttaaagactatctttaagccacctttaagccacctttaaagacaacttataggtccttaatgtccaaacttctttaagccacctttaagctacctttaagccacctttaagccattaaaaaaattttatttcaatattgtggttaatttccaacaaaatgtattaactttatgaaagaaaaggtattaaagcggtttttgttctagaaagaaaaatgaaaaaaaaaacacaaaaaaaaaaccggccacggcgagaattgaacccgggacccttagatTACCAGCATCACCACACtccctctgcgccacggcaacttacatataaatgagcgtttttatatcctatatatcaatggatattgaatcactgtattgaatgtgtttacttgaaaagattttgacaaaccattcagtttgtaacaatcaattatatctaatttataaattacatgcatgcgtgtatttagaatgaaatacgaaacttggtcttcagtgaacaaaaatatattatacctaaatggaaaccgttaggttcactatagtaggctttcttagttaataaatttaaaccgagtagatatacgttcatctaatttattgctataaaaatgtaagaaagaaaatgaaatcatttcttttatgaaatgcattgatactattagggtatttgttcaatttcccgcaatttcccggttttcatgatcgcggcgccgttccaatatgtttaaatatttacatgtaattgtatgtacatgatttttaaactatcaattctataacaaacaaaattaccaattaccggtgacgtatttactgcatgtggcaattgcaaatgacttgtatatacaattgtatgatgtgccaggccgggtatatttgacatatttacccttatacatatatttaaataatcaacccctatttatgatcaccggtacattaattaattagcctcaaaattttactcttacatacatgtatcgttaatttgtagacgtaacatctttgaaacccagagctaggaaataatactttgaaaatgaattacaaatgtaaattaacttttattcactagacttatcgtatactcgtacatactaagattcaacgcctttagaaaccctgacgtgcacctgggcacacgacacacctgttgtgtatatcttgtatattctgtgttagttccaggggttttcttaagttggacaaacaatagactttaattagatatacacaaacatgcacctgggcacacgacacaactgttgtgtatgtcttgtatattctgtgttagttccaggggttttcttaagttggacaaacaatagactctaattagatatacacaaacgaacaaaactatgtctagacaaacaaagcagtaatatcctgcccgatataaaaaggcagttgagagtcttttcatctttaacatgtatctagcagatctagagttagaaataatgaaaattgaataaaaaatacaaaccttaaaccgattatcaaattaaatcatgcatttttggttcattatctttattttgtttaataaccggatgaacagagagagagagagagagagagagagagagagagagagagagagagagatttttttcaccgattaatttataataggaaacaaacatacttgaattagttttatgcacatattaagatacagagactgctctcatccctacaataattttgaaaccccccaaaaattataaagaattttataacggcaatctgtgtccatcggagcggtgctgatgatagctatctgtgtttaatggagcgacgattaaaaccgcctggaacaccccccccccccccttccttggaaattacaTTAACACTCGGATGACcacctcccatctctataaaagagcttttgcatttaatatatgtttttattgttcagattGATCAATactgacttaaaggccacttaaagacagtgtaaaggcagtgtaaagagagcgtaaatgccacttaaagatgcttaaagatggcttaaaggtggcttaaaggtggcttaaagaagtttggacattaaggacctataagcacttgcttaaaggtgacttaaaggcggcttaaaggttgtatagcctttaagctcctttaagtcacctttaagccacctttaaggacttgcttaaagatggtttttcgccctgtgataataaaacttgtttcatcaaaacatttgaaaacaaaacttCACATGAACCAAcgttaaaatttaatcaaattcctTATTATAAGTCATTAAAAATACCAGATGATTCTGACACCGCTTAGAATCAATTACTGCATCCATGAAAACCAAATTAAAAACACACACgaacaaaaaaatatacttgaaataaattatacttCCTTCTTAAAAGAGAGTTTTGAAGTTTTGATGAGTGAATCCTATTTGTGTAGATGAAAAGCCACCACCTTCCATACAGTTACATTTATTGATAGCGCGCATCacggaatatgccaacagagcaattgctattcataacgccatgttcactaaataacgttgtttatttcttaacgAAGACTTTGTTTAAGTTTAGCTTAACGAGACCGGGTcaaatttgttctgccctagatttttgaatgaaattttttacataaatttctactgatacaataattattttaagataaaaaattaagacatctaccacaccgtttgtttacggggtcatctcaaagtttgttaatttttaacacaggaccctatgggattttgcttaaaatgcatcaatttttgcacattttttttaacttctgccccagggatttctttttctctccTACAtcttaaagttattgctaaaaggcatcaaatggtcaaaaaaaaaaaaacctttacctcctggtttgttccaggggtcttatcaaagttgttttttgtatgcccaactTCCCattttgtcagataatggctatttttaatttgataaagacggaaatggtgatctttatagtattattaaatcattcaaacataattaagtaataaatatatatatataacatcacatattaagggtcattaatataaaatacatggttactgtcttgaattatttgaattaagctatatttttgcgggttaagaaaacgtgacagagggctaggcttgctgaaccctcttcacgttttcgacccaagcctaaatatagcttatacttcaagacaattatttttatttcacaatataatatcaaatttacgcatcaaacgagcatttttcaataaatttcgctgaatatctgcagttgaaactatcacgccatggcgttaacaaagcaaaaagatgacgtcacaattcaAATGGAACGCTGttcgaaagcgtgcgtactcgttttgtactcggcctcgttaaaattTCGTAAAAGGTTTTCAGCAACTATTCGTTtcagatgtttgaaattttaagacaTGTACTCTTTGTTTAAGCATGTCGTGTGGTGGAATCTATTTTTGAACCAATTGGACGTCAGCTTCCTTTTAAATGACGACTTAGTAAATATTTGCCTTAGTTTTCAAACTAGATTTCATCAACGTTTCTTCAGCAACTATTATTTTCGCAGGTGCCTGAAATTTTAAGACACTCTTCGTTTAGCAATATCATATGGtgagatttatttttgaaacaaatgtTTGTCAAATACTTCTAAGCAACTATTCATTGCAGATGTTTGAAATTTCaacacactctttgtttagCCATACCATATGGGGGatctatttttgtaccaattggaagTTAACTTCCTGTTAGATATCgaatatgtttattttgtatattcacagAGTGGGGGTATTACTATAGTAAGCAACAACTCGCATATATCTTGCTGTGTTTAGATTTCCAATTTGTTTTCAGAAAGTGTCAAAGGAAAATGAGCAGCTGTGTGGAAAACTAATGAAAAGTATACAGAGAAAAAATATATCTGCATGTTAttcaatgaaaaagaaattaatggCAAATTGACCATGTACACGGCAATCTGGCCTCAGGACCAAGAAGCAATTtcagacttaagtcaaaatttcaGTTAGTCAAAAATGATTGTTtgtcataaaatgaaaattgaaatttgtatATTCACAGAGTGGGGGTATTACTATAGTAAGCAACAACTCGCATATATCTTGCTGTGTTTAGATTTCCAATTTGTTTTCAGAAAGTGTCAAAGGAAAATGAGCAGCTGTGTGGAAAACTAATGTAATTAGCAACGTTAAATCAACTAAAAGACACATTTGATGGCATTTGAATTAtgtcagtgtttttttttttaatcaagagACTTTAAGACAGCTCGTAAACAATTTATTACTTAAGTCTGAGATTGCTTTATGATCCTGGGCATGATGATCAGCTTAGTTagtttatgaaataaaacagcatggTATTTGAAAAGGTTTAgtaggatatgaacttggttgatcacgtgatcaaatcctctAGCACTTGAAGGGTTTTTCAGAAGATTTTATCATGGTACCAATCAAGTTCATATCTTGATGAACTTTTAACGCTGTTGTTTATTACCAGTACAGAGACAGTGCAGTACAGTGCAGAGTCTAATcatattcttttttatgttaaaactAAAGCACTTACGGTTAAACAATAAACGCAGTGAGTTATTAGGTGACATGAATGAAAAGGGATGACATTTAAATATTACGTCAAAATACAGAATTTTGACAGTAAGTTCATGCTCTATTTGATTTTACGTGTATATTGTCTCATTTTCAGCCTTTTGTAATGATAGAAAATTATCTaatatgttaattatgtgattacctatgttttgtATCAAGTTAAATAAATGACCGTCAGAATTCATATATCCAGAAAGATCAATTACGGACAGAAATAGTTTCACTTGGGGATCCACAGTGTGTCAAATTTAGACTATGGCGTTATCTTATAGACTGTTCagttatatatatgtaaattggTCAACtaatatggtaaaaaaaaacacctacaTGGTTCAAAATCCTAACAACCTACATTCAGGTAATGACAGtccaaaaatatacattaatcaCCGTAAATGCACCATTAGATCCTGACTGCGCGCACATCTGGACGCTTGGTTTAGCTCAGTTTGTGAACAAttgcttgggggggggggggggttaaagagtCAGGCAGGTTGTAATTTGCTAGTTCAGTTCAGTAATTGTGAATCAGGTTTTCAGAATAATGGTCCTTTATCAATTACTTAGTAATACGAGtttgattgaaaatttattttcactatttgcTCGTAATGATATTTTCACTATTTGCTCATAatgaatataacattttattctttatcgTAAGTATTTTTAGGTGTTTCTTTATCCCTTTAGACCAACTGTTGTTgaatttgtaatgcattataatgtTCGTGTAGAGAATTTGAaagtataaaaaagaaattattactAGTATTGTTTGCTTCAGGGTAATTTGGTTACTGGTATGCTTGTTGatccaaattttaattttgaattgtataaaatatcagAATAATGTTTCTTGAAACAATCTTGCAAAAAATTTGTCTTTATCATTTGGGTATGACAGAGTTTGTTTTGATCCACAAAAAAtcgaaagaaaattctaaaaacatttatcaatGTACACAAGGATTTAATAACAGGGTTAGATGTAAATTCGTCtttattgtatatttgtttCTCTTTCTATTTCAGGATAAGAAGGATAAAAGAACAAAACTACAAGAAGAAACCAAGTCTTCGGCCCCTGTTTACAGGTGGCGCCACAAGCGAAAACGATGAGTGACGCAAAAAAGGAAATTAATAagggcatttaatttcgttaaaACTAccaaaattcattcattttggAGTCAATTATTGTGACCATGAAAGATAAATTATTGAAGTGAACTATTAGAAGGAGTTGACGTGTGTGTGTAACATCTGTCTGTTGTTCAAATGCAGAGGAATgatttaaaactttcttcttttttttgataaatttgattAATGTAAATAATCATTATGAAAGACTTTATACAGGGGTGTTTGCAAATATAAGACTGTTTTGATGTATTTTCAGGGTGCTTGTACTAAAGGTGACATTGTGCATTCAAATGCCATTACATGTagatttatttagaaatgaTTTTAACAAGTGTTCATTTGAACGCACAATCTtataatgatgtacatgtatataagcactGTCGAGAAATTTGATTTGGATACGCTGTGTTaagatttatttgttttacacaCAGTTTGGGGTTGTtggtttttgaggggtttttgttgttgtgtgtgtgttttgtttgttttgtttttgttttgtttatttttatatggaGAATAGTcttgcatgtatatttaaacttgttgaatgaaatatttaactGCATTTGCCTCTGTGTATAtagtttatttttgttattttatttttcaagtttACATCAATATGGTCACATTTGTCCAAAATTCACTTGGCAAGATTCATTCTTAGAGACTTTCCAATTTCTAAGATATAAGAAGATGGAAAAATAGTGGTTTGCAACTTAAGGAAAATTGAATCGAAACaattcttcttttaattttaaaatgtgccGTTCGCCATGTTTTTGTGTTCTATTGAagaattgttatatatatatatatatatatatatatatatatatatatatatatatatatatatatatatatatatatatatatatatatacatatatatatatatatatatatatatatatatata is drawn from Crassostrea angulata isolate pt1a10 chromosome 5, ASM2561291v2, whole genome shotgun sequence and contains these coding sequences:
- the LOC128184939 gene encoding probable U3 small nucleolar RNA-associated protein 11 isoform X1 → MASLRKASKSHARSYKERSQPASRAHLGFLEKKKDYKERAEDFQRKQNTIKRLKRKALNRNPDEFYFNMVKTQKLDGVHQEKEEAEPVHTEAELKLMFSQDQKYVTMKRTSELNKIERLKSSLHLVDNDTAPQNKHIVFVDTDKEVKEFDAAKHFGTHPSLVNRRFNRSSLESLKKLELRGNLNEEDLKKVSKEKEQRYRELVKRIQREKDLHVIQQKMEMKKNLMDKKDKRSKLQEETKSSAPVYRWRHKRKR
- the LOC128184939 gene encoding probable U3 small nucleolar RNA-associated protein 11 isoform X2, translated to MASLRKASKSHARSYKERSQPASRAHLGFLEKKKDYKERAEDFQRKQNTIKRLKRKALNRNPDEFYFNMVKTQKLDGVHQEKEEAEPVHTEAELKLMFSQDQKYVTMKRTSELNKIERLKSSLHLVDNDTAPQNKHIVFVDTDKEVKEFDAAKHFGTHPSLVNRRFNRSSLESLKKLELRGNLNEEDLKKVSKEKEQRYRELVKRIQREKDLHVIQQKMEMKKNLMDKKDKRTKLQEETKSSAPVYRWRHKRKR